In the Candidatus Omnitrophota bacterium genome, TTCCAGCGCCATCCGCAGGATCTCTTTTAGGCTGTAAGCTTTTCCCTGAGCAATATTAATCGCATCGAAAGAATCTATTTTTTCCGCAGCCAACAGCAAACCTTCGATAAAATCATCGATATAGATTAAATCCCGGATATCATCGCCGGTGCCCCAAATTTTAATAGGATTATGCCGTTCGACTACCTTTCTTAACGTAGCTGCCATCATATGGGAAGTTGCAAAATCAAAATCATCATAAGTTCCGTATATGTTTGAAGGCCGAACAACAACACAAAGCATAGGGTTCTTAAGTTTCTCCGAATAAAGCCGGCATAAGATTTCGGTAAACCTCTTCATCCAAGCAACACCAAAATAAATATCATAGGGATCAGCCTCAAACATCTCTTCTTCTTTAACCGGACGGTCAGCTGAAGGCGGATAAGCAGCGTTACTGCTTAAAAAAATAAATTTCTTAACTCCGGCTAAATAGGCAGCTTCAAGCATTTGAGAATTCATTATTATGTTAGGCGTTACATGCACAAGAGGAGTAGTTGCAATTACTGCAGCACCCGAAGTATTTGCCGCGCACATAAATACATAGTCCATGCCCGAAACTGCTTTTTTGCAATCATCCATATTAAGTAAATCACACTTGATATATTCTATTCTTTTATCGATAATAACCGGATCTTTCTTATGGATAGTAGCCCTAAGATTTGCTCCCATAAAGATAAGCTTTTTAATCAAATTAGCTCCTATAAAACCAGCCCCTCCTGCTACTACAATATTTTTTTTCATGAATACATTTTCAGTCATTTTTATACAATCCTTTTTACTTTTGCTGTTACTATGATGACTATCTTACTTGCTTGTTCAACAAATAACCCCATAACCCATTGCGCAAAGGCAGCATTCATTAGGCAGTTTGTTTTCATATAAGGACTTCCTGAAGTTAACGGATGGCTTATCCATCCAAACTTTTCGTGCATCTCCATTGATCACATTTCCCCAAATTACTTGTTCGGTAATTCCTGTTTTATCAAGTAATGTTATCCTGGTATTCTTCGACAAGTTAACGCAAGGCACAATATTACCTTCTATGTCGATATACATGATATTCAAAGAAGGGCAACCTTTTGGGGTAAGCTTAGTTTCCCGGTGGCTTAAATATATCCCCACTGATTCAGCTTTATCCTTAGCTTTACGCAGCAATTCATCTACTTCCATTATTCCGCTTTCCGAATAAAGACAGTCACCCGTCATTTTTTGATCATAGGAAATAAAACCTGTGATACCAATGGCAGTTACACCTAAATCATTGCAAAAATCAATATAATCCATAATTTCATTGATATTAGATCTATGCGCAACAAAATTAGCCACAATCTTCACTTGGTTCCTGCCTTTTTCTTTAAGCATTTTACAATTCCTAATAATTTTATCAAAATCTACGCCGGATTTAAAAGATTCGACCGTTTCCTTCTTACAGCCGTCAAGAGAAAGAGAAAAAGTATATATTCTGCGCTTTAAAAGCTTATCAATACAATCCTCATCAAGCAACATACCATTAGTATTAATGTGTATGCGCGCATCCTTATCCACTTTCTGGATTAGATCTACCATATCGAAAAAATTCGGGTGGAATAATGCTTCCACCGATGCGAAATTTACATCACCAACCGTTTTAATTAAAGCAGAGGTTTTCTGTATAATCTTTTCAAAAAAATCATAGTCCATGAATTTTTTAGCGGGATTAATCTGGGCTTTAAGATAACAATGCTGACATCTGATATTACAAGTATTCATTATTTCTATAGTAATAGATTTCGGACATTGATACTCGAACGGGTATTTATTCCTAATAAACTGGACTCTTTTATCATTGTAATATTTAACTGTCTCAGCTAATCCGTTCTCCCTGTAATAACGTATTAACCTGCTCACTTTCTTTCTTAAGCCCATTCAATCTTCCTTCCGCTTATCTTAAACCAAGTCTGCACGCTTTATTTAACTGAAGATACGTTAATATCTTTATCTCTTAATGATAATATCGGATTTTTAACCGGCCAACGGATTTTTAGCTTAGGATCATTCCAAGCTATTGTAAACTGGCCGGGGCGGTCATAATAAGTTGATTGCTTGTAATGAAATATTGCCTGTTTGCTTAAAACTAAATGGCCGTTACCGAATTTCGCAGGTACCAGGACTTGTAATCTGTTATTTTCAGATAAAGTAAATGATTCCCATTTCCCGCATTGTTCAGAATTCTTATCCCAATTGACCACAACCAGGTAAAATTCTCCGTAAAGACATGATATCAGTTTCCAGGTTTTACTATCCCCGTGAATGCCCCGTAAAACATTCTTTTTCGATACCGAAATATCATCCTGGATAAAATCCACATTTATTCCCGCTTCTTTATAAAGCTTCTCATTATAAGTTTCCACGTAAACTCCGCGGTGGTCTTTAAAAATTGTCGGCGGCTTGATTAAAAGAACGCCTTCGAGCTTGGTTTTAGTTATTTCCATATTAATCCTTAAAA is a window encoding:
- a CDS encoding NAD(P)-dependent oxidoreductase, with the protein product MKKNIVVAGGAGFIGANLIKKLIFMGANLRATIHKKDPVIIDKRIEYIKCDLLNMDDCKKAVSGMDYVFMCAANTSGAAVIATTPLVHVTPNIIMNSQMLEAAYLAGVKKFIFLSSNAAYPPSADRPVKEEEMFEADPYDIYFGVAWMKRFTEILCRLYSEKLKNPMLCVVVRPSNIYGTYDDFDFATSHMMAATLRKVVERHNPIKIWGTGDDIRDLIYIDDFIEGLLLAAEKIDSFDAINIAQGKAYSLKEILRMALEIEGYEDACIEYDASKPSMIPVRLIDVNKAKKLLNFTAKTDIREGIAKTMSWYRQTYMLPTKKV
- a CDS encoding radical SAM protein, which encodes MGLRKKVSRLIRYYRENGLAETVKYYNDKRVQFIRNKYPFEYQCPKSITIEIMNTCNIRCQHCYLKAQINPAKKFMDYDFFEKIIQKTSALIKTVGDVNFASVEALFHPNFFDMVDLIQKVDKDARIHINTNGMLLDEDCIDKLLKRRIYTFSLSLDGCKKETVESFKSGVDFDKIIRNCKMLKEKGRNQVKIVANFVAHRSNINEIMDYIDFCNDLGVTAIGITGFISYDQKMTGDCLYSESGIMEVDELLRKAKDKAESVGIYLSHRETKLTPKGCPSLNIMYIDIEGNIVPCVNLSKNTRITLLDKTGITEQVIWGNVINGDARKVWMDKPSVNFRKSLYENKLPNECCLCAMGYGVIC
- the rfbC gene encoding dTDP-4-dehydrorhamnose 3,5-epimerase — encoded protein: MEITKTKLEGVLLIKPPTIFKDHRGVYVETYNEKLYKEAGINVDFIQDDISVSKKNVLRGIHGDSKTWKLISCLYGEFYLVVVNWDKNSEQCGKWESFTLSENNRLQVLVPAKFGNGHLVLSKQAIFHYKQSTYYDRPGQFTIAWNDPKLKIRWPVKNPILSLRDKDINVSSVK